One Trichomycterus rosablanca isolate fTriRos1 chromosome 10, fTriRos1.hap1, whole genome shotgun sequence DNA window includes the following coding sequences:
- the LOC134321619 gene encoding aurora kinase-like has protein sequence MAAKTGSLFHLSLKPLQQTLHPQSSQRCGGSVTSIVWMLYFPAVWEKERRATDRPSLMRRFLCSLCLCWPFGRVRSQTSFQDVCGGETEPEGSVDAENQIVMEGYLFRRASNVFKTWNRRWFLIQNNHLMYKKKSGNIMVVIADLRLCTAKHYKSIGRRCCFQVVSPTKIWVLQADSEENREAWIITIQNMVANTDGDRTDDSITSQSNEVVDLSPKQEGSSSSSESRGSQHTERDSLRPRSASGTSAELSLGEIVLESAAVLDSLSDASLASSVESIDGTVGGTSHIEDSPEELSTSTSCSNFIHTAGEKSTTTGKHSVQRGSAPSKECFDSLYGVGKLLGKGGCGSVFAGLRKADGKQVAIKIVLKSGCDRFITIPGEKNGLPVEVALMLMVSEPPCCEHVLELLEWFDMPECYVLILERPARCMDLFEYRRNGSLPERLAQVIMWQVVLAARHCRDRGVLHRDIKEQNLLVSFDTLEVKLIDFGCGDLLKSTPYRRFAGTILYAPPEWIEEGRYHGCAATVWSLGVLLFVLVCGELPFWNEREIAAGHLIFKAGVSKACRHLIRRCLAKDPNERPSLEMMLEHNWFSEILRN, from the exons ATGGCG GCAAAAACGGGGtctctcttccatctctcactgaAACCTCTTCAACAAACGCTGCATCCACAAAGCTCTCAGCGCTGTGGAGGATCCGTCACATCCATCGTGTGGATGCTTTACTTTCCTGCCGTCTGGGAGAAG GAGAGACGTGCTACCGACCGTCCTTCTCTAATGCGACGCTTTTTGTGTAGTCTATGTCTGTGCTGGCCGTTCGGTCGAGTTCGTTCTCAGACGTCTTTTCAGGATGTCTGTGGTGGCGAGACCGAACCGGAGGGCAGCGTGGACGCAGAGAACCAGATAGTTATGGAGGGATACTTGTTCAGGAGGGCCAGTAATGTCTTTAAAACATGGAACAG GCGCTGGTTCCTGATTCAGAACAACCACCTTATGTACAAGAAGAAATCCGGG AATATCATGGTGGTCATAGCTGATTTACGCCTGTGCACGGCCAAACACTACAAGAGCATTGGACGCCGTTGCTGCTTCCAGGTGGTTTCACCTACAAA gatctgGGTATTGCAGGCCGATTCAGAGGAGAATAGAGAGGCTTGGATCATAACCATTCAGAACATGGTTGCTAACACCGATGGTGACAGAACAGACGACTCCATCACTTCCCAATCAAATGAGGTGGTGGATTTGAGCCCAAAACAGGAAGGATCCAGTAGCTCCTCTGAATCACGAGGATCccaacacacagagagagactcgCTACGTCCACGATCCGCTTCTGGAACCTCAG CTGAGCTTAGTCTTGGTGAAATTGTGCTGGAATCGGCTGCTGTGTTGGATTCCCTCTCTGATGCTTCTCTAGCGAGCAGTG TCGAGAGCATTGACGGTACAGTTGGAGGGACCTCACACATCGAAGATAGCCCGGAGGAACTGAGCACCAGCACTTCCTGCAGCAACTtcatccacacag CTGGTGAGAAGAGCACGACTACAGGAAAGCACTCTGTCCAGAGAGGCAGCGCTCCTTCCAAAG AGTGCTTCGATAGCCTGTACGGAGTCGGAAAGCTTCTGGGCAAAGGAGGCTGCGGTTCTGTGTTTGCAGGACTTCGTAAGGCCGATGGAAAACAG GTTGCTATTAAGATTGTGCTGAAGAGTGGCTGTGACAGATTCATCACCATT CCTGGTGAGAAGAACGGTCTCCCTGTAGAGGTGGCGTTGATGCTGATGGTGTCCGAGCCACCTTGCTGCGAACACGTCCTGGAGCTCCTGGAATGGTTCGACATGCCCGAGTGCTACGTCTTGATCCTGGAGCGACCCGCCCGCTGCATGGACCTCTTCGAATACCGCAGGAACGGCTCACTTCCCGAACGTCTGGCTCAGGTCATCATGTGGCAGGTGGTTCTCGCCGCCCGTCATTGCCGTGATCGCGGGGTTCTCCATCGGGATATCAAGGAGCAGAACCTTCTGGTCAGTTTCGACACGTTAGAGGTCAAGCTCATAGACTTTGGCTGTGGGGACTTGCTCAAGTCGACCCCCTACAGACGTTTTGCAG gCACCATACTATACGCCCCACCTGAATGGATCGAGGAAGGTAGGTATCATGGTTGCGCTGCAACGGTGTGGAGCCTGGGcgtccttttgtttgttttagtgtGTGGAGAGCTGCCATTCTGGAATGAGAGGGAGATTGCTGCTGGACATCTGATCTTCAAAGCTGGTGTGTCTAAGG CCTGCCGTCATCTGATAAGACGCTGCCTGGCCAAGGATCCGAATGAGCGACCCAGCCTCGAGATGATGCTGGAGCACAACTGGTTTTCAGAGATCCTTAGGAACTAA